The following is a genomic window from Ferrimicrobium sp..
TGCTCGCCCTCTATGTCACCTGGCACCTAAGGCAGGTTCTCACACCACTCATGTTCATAGACGAGGAGATTCCAGAGCGCCAAGATCCGGTTGCCCCCGCGCTTCGCTCCGATGCCGCTAAGACCAAAGATGCGACCAAACGCGGAGCTGGTGGCGAACCGATTCACAGCTTTGGCACCCTGCTTGCCCATCTTGGAACCCTGACGAGAAACACGGTTGAATTTGGTCAAGGCGTCCAGATAGAACAGCTCTCGGTGCCAACTCCCTTACAGCGTCGAGTCTTTGAACTCATTGGATCACCGATTCCAATCACCATTGGAGGTAAGTCGACAGAACCAAAGCATTGATCCACGACAACGTACCTGATAGACGGTGCTATCGGTCGGGGGGTTAGGCTTAAGTTCGGTTTAGCGGTTGTGGATGGTGGCTTAGGTCAGGTGACAAGCGGCGTTAGGTGGCTGTATAAACCTAGTGTGTTGAAGAGACCGCGTACAAAGAGCGGAGAACAAAACTTATTGGGCGCACAAAGCATGTCTGATTACCGCTGAGAGGGTGACCTGTTGTGGTCTCGACGAGTCCAGCGTCTCGATAAGGCGAAGTTTTCCGAAAAAGTCTGACTTGTGAGTTGCGTCGTGTGATCGGAGATGTTATGGTAATGACAGTGAAGCGTTGAGTCACTCGGTCGAATGGTCGCCTTTCCGAGTGGTTAGCTAGTGGCGAAACCGGCACGTTGTTTGGGTAGAGAACCTTCGATGGGTTCTTATTGGAACAGGGAGGTCGGCGATGCCGTCACGGTTAACATTGGCTGCGGGCGTGCTTGGAGTAGCTTCGCTAGCATTCGTAGGTGTTGGTGGATACGCAGCATTTACCAGCAACGTCAATTTGGATACGAGTGCCACAGCCGGTACTTTCTTGCTAAATGCAAAGGTGGGCACGACCGGGGAGGGATGTGCTTCTGGGAACACCCAGGCCAGCTGTCTATTCTTCGATGCCAATAACTACACAAGTAATAAAGGGGGTTTTAGCTCACTGAGTAATAATACGAATATTACGTCAGATGGCGACAATGCTTTACTTAAGTGGGATGTACCCAACATGGCTCCAGGTGATTACTACTTTGCGGATATCTATCTTCGAGACGTTGGCACCCTGCAGGGCAAGGTATCCGAGGTGACCTACACGCCGCCAACGGGTACGCCTTCTCAGTTGTTGCAAGACATGACCGTAACCGTTCAGGAGTTTACGGGAACAAAAACTGTAAGCAACAACAATGGTGGGTCGACATCTGTAAAAGTATGGACCAATCTTCCTAGGATCCATGGTAACAATATCGATGGATCGCAGGTTGGTGCTGGTAACTATCCTGCGAACGGGACGTATACGTTTAGTACGGCTGTGAATAATTCACAGGTGCCATTCCTCCAACCATTGGGTGTCGGTACAGATGAGCAAAGTGCGGAGTTCAGGGTGATATACACCCTGAACGATTCAGCTACAAATGTCGCTGAAGGCGAAAATGTTGCTCCAAGCCTCAGTTTTGTTGGTACCTCGATTCCGTAATTAAAGCGAGAACAACCAAGGTAATGAATCGGAGTCCAGCCTATTGCTGGACTCCGTGTATTCCTTCTATGGTATTGACAGAGGTGAATTATGCTTGTTACTGAGCAATCGGATGAGGCGAGTGGGGTACTACTGGCTCCTCGCGATAGTACTTCGCCACGATTAGTACCGAGGAGATCGCGCAGTAGGCTCGTATTGATGTTGCTGCGGCGCGCTGTGGCGCTTTTGGTGTGCCTGCTTGTTGTCGCCCTAGGGTTCTCGGTTCTGTCGGGTCGTTGGGAGCTGCTGCCGGTCCTCTCCGGTTCGATGAGTCCGGGGATGCCGACTGGAAGCATAGCGTTTGCTCAACGCGAGCCGATTAGTGACTTGAAATTGCACGATGTTGCGGTCTTTCATCCGCCGAATTCTACCCGTGTTATCTACTTGCATCGGGTGATCTCGCTGAAACGAGTCCATGGTGAGGTCGTGGTGCGCACGAAGGGCGATGCCAATCCTGTTCCTGACCCGTGGACGCTTCATATCACTAGTTCTACCGTTTACATCGTGCGCTACAGTGTTTCGCATGCTGGTTATGTTGTGCTTTGGGTCCATTCGAAGACGGGGCGCGAGGTCATCCTGACGGTGGCTGGCCTCCTAGCCTTTGCTCTGGTGGTTTCTGCTCTGCGTGATGGCGGGCGAAAGGTCAGTGCCGCGGCAGAGGAGTAGATGCCAATCGCTTGGCATGCTTGGGTCCAATGACGGTAGGTCAACACCATATGGGTGTCTTTTCGGGGGTGGACTTGATCCTTTGTCCGTGACTGCAGGTATTGAGCGCGTGGTTCATGCCGAGGGGTTTGTTGGGCTGGGTCGAGATGTCCATGCGATGCCGTGCGTGATATAGGGGGCCCTCAGCGGGTTCATGGTTACGGTTTTTGTCGATGATTACGTGTCTTTGCAGGTAATGTTGGATGAGGCATGTGGCGAGACGTTAGCTGCGTTAATTGGCCAAGGTCATCGGGATGGCCATTGACGATTGCATAGAGGAACCCCTCCAGTTCTCGTGCAAGAGCGTCAGCCGCGTTGAGTCGCCTCTGATATTGATGGCTGCAACTATTGGTTCGTAGACGGCGTGATGGGATTTGTTACGCGTAGTTCGTCCTCGTCCATGTGAGGGAGAACTCCTTCTATGGACTCTGGATCTGTATGGGTCAGCAAGAGGCACCTGTACGTCCGTCCGTGGCGCGGATTGGGGCGCGGATTGGTCAGTGCAGCGATGCATATTGGCAACCGCTATGGAGCTTAAGTGTGGTGCCTTTCCTTCTACTCTACCGCTTGGCTTCTTGACCGCGCTCTTTGAGGGCACGGGTTGTTGGGGAGTGTGTGCGTCATCCTGAGGAAGATCCGAAACCGATGATATGAAGGCAATACGGTTCGTGAGGAGGCGTAGTCGGCTCGGAGCGCTCATCACATTTTGTGGCCAAATCCTACATGGGGCCTTGTCCATCCATCACCTTTCTCGTCCTGCGCACAGTAGCTGGCGTTGGGTGACGGTCGCGTCGACTTGGGTAGTGATGATTGCGCCTGTATCGAATACTGAGGCACTGAAGTGTGCAATGGCGTTGGGGCCACAAGAGTGGACATAAGGCGATGAGACCTGAGACCGTACAGTTCGTGCAGTGAATCGGTGAAGCGGAGGTCAGATCATGCTCTTGAGGCCACCAGCGCCGCTATGGCCAAAAGCTGGGCGTGCGCACAACAGCGGCTGCGCGTTACTGTCCTGCCTGGAGAGGCAAATCGAGCAGGCGTTGAACTTTGTAATGACTGGTGGGTCCTATGTATTGGTCGGCAGTTTGTCGAGGAGATCGCGATAGGGTGACGCTTTGACGCCGAGGTCGGCCAACAAGGTGGCCAGTGATGCGCTTTGGGCCGTTAGCTGCCCACCATCGATGATCTGGATGCCCTCGGTGCCATAAGCGCGAAGTTCTGGACTATCGATGGCAAAGGTGGCGGCCAGCTCTATCACCTCGTCGTTGCTGATTGGTGCAGGGTCACGGCTGGTGAGCGTATCCTTAAGCACCGCTGCCAACGGTTGGGAACCGGGTCGCAAAATGCGCGAAGGTGTCGTGATACCACGTTGGCACGCGAGTCCATAGGCGTCATAACCGAGTAGCGTTTCGTTGAGCCGGTGCGTGATACTGAGCGCCAAATGGAACTCTTGCGCCAATTGCAGCACCGCATCAGCCAAGTCTGCCCGCGGCCAGACGGCATCGGAGAGGACCGAGAGATGGGAAATGCCGACGCCCCAGAGGATGGCGCGCTCGAGCTGCGCCCGAAGTTCTGCATACGTTTCGTTGGCATCGGCATGCTCCAAAAGGTCATCCACGGTGGTTGGGAAGGTGCCATCACCACCCATGAGCGTGGGTGCGTAGGTGAGTGGCCGATAGCCAAGCACCGGGTTTGGTGAGGTCAGCACGGCTTCAACGCCGAGATCCTCTCCTTCGTACCGTCTTGCAACCTCTTTGGCCCATGCTCCTACCACGACGATTCGACCCGAGCTCGCAAGGCCACCACGGATCGCCGCGAGCCCTCCCGAGGTCATCGCCTCGGTGACGCCAAGGGAGTCCGCTACGACGATGAGCGCTCTAGTCACCTAATCGTTTGGGGTAACCGTCGAGTGGTTGGCGCTCCCCGCGACAGGGAGGCCAGCAGTTGGGCGAAAGTCTTCAAGCTTTGCGATGGACGCGTTCTTCT
Proteins encoded in this region:
- a CDS encoding signal peptidase I, which translates into the protein MLLRRAVALLVCLLVVALGFSVLSGRWELLPVLSGSMSPGMPTGSIAFAQREPISDLKLHDVAVFHPPNSTRVIYLHRVISLKRVHGEVVVRTKGDANPVPDPWTLHITSSTVYIVRYSVSHAGYVVLWVHSKTGREVILTVAGLLAFALVVSALRDGGRKVSAAAEE
- a CDS encoding ChbG/HpnK family deacetylase, which codes for MTRALIVVADSLGVTEAMTSGGLAAIRGGLASSGRIVVVGAWAKEVARRYEGEDLGVEAVLTSPNPVLGYRPLTYAPTLMGGDGTFPTTVDDLLEHADANETYAELRAQLERAILWGVGISHLSVLSDAVWPRADLADAVLQLAQEFHLALSITHRLNETLLGYDAYGLACQRGITTPSRILRPGSQPLAAVLKDTLTSRDPAPISNDEVIELAATFAIDSPELRAYGTEGIQIIDGGQLTAQSASLATLLADLGVKASPYRDLLDKLPTNT